The proteins below are encoded in one region of Deltaproteobacteria bacterium:
- a CDS encoding CopG family transcriptional regulator produces MAQVKTSISIQEFIFKDAAVLARQMKISLSQLFALAVKKFIQEHRNRQLLERINKAFSDEPDPEEKKLLSKEKSYHRRMVERQW; encoded by the coding sequence TTGGCTCAAGTTAAAACCAGCATTTCCATTCAGGAATTCATTTTCAAAGATGCGGCCGTATTAGCCCGACAAATGAAGATATCCCTCAGTCAACTTTTTGCCCTGGCTGTAAAAAAATTTATTCAAGAACACCGCAACCGCCAACTTCTTGAACGGATCAACAAGGCCTTTTCCGACGAACCGGACCCGGAAGAGAAAAAGCTTCTATCAAAGGAGAAATCTTATCATCGCCGGATGGTTGAGAGGCAATGGTAA
- a CDS encoding cysteine hydrolase gives MNKALLLIDIQNDYFPGGKMELEGSLLASEQAKKVLTFFRGKNWPLIHIQHLSARPGATFFIPGTEGVEMHPNVRPLTGELVIQKYFPNSFRNTPLLEALKKEEVDHLIIAGMMTHMCVEATTRAAFDHGFQCTVVHNACATRSLTFGDETVPARQVQAAFLAALGAVYAKIVNAEDMISGLS, from the coding sequence ATGAATAAAGCACTCTTATTGATCGACATCCAAAATGATTATTTTCCCGGAGGCAAGATGGAACTGGAAGGCAGCCTTTTGGCCAGTGAACAGGCCAAAAAGGTCCTGACCTTTTTCCGGGGAAAAAATTGGCCCCTGATCCATATCCAACACCTCTCCGCCCGTCCCGGGGCGACCTTTTTTATCCCCGGCACGGAAGGGGTCGAAATGCACCCCAATGTCCGTCCTCTCACTGGCGAATTGGTGATCCAGAAATACTTTCCCAACAGCTTCCGGAATACGCCCTTATTGGAGGCGCTGAAAAAAGAAGAGGTCGATCACCTGATCATCGCCGGTATGATGACCCACATGTGCGTGGAGGCCACAACCCGGGCCGCCTTTGACCATGGTTTTCAATGCACGGTCGTGCACAATGCCTGTGCCACCCGGTCCCTCACCTTCGGAGATGAAACCGTTCCGGCCCGGCAGGTCCAGGCCGCCTTCCTGGCTGCCCTGGGGGCGGTTTATGCCAAAATCGTCAATGCCGAGGATATGATTTCAGGTTTGAGCTAA
- a CDS encoding class I SAM-dependent methyltransferase, whose amino-acid sequence MKILDIGCGNRKISGAVGLDRNRGSQADVFHDLDVFPYPFEEDHFDRIYGVDVLEHVGDVIRTMEEIYRIGRPGAQVFIRVPHFTSTQAYGDPTHKHFFNTESLDYFCGGFPEYAFYTQARFKKIRVRINFWKIHRIDGVSFLANRFPIYYEKLFAFMFPAMNIEFQLEIVKGRV is encoded by the coding sequence ATGAAAATACTGGACATCGGCTGCGGCAATCGAAAGATCTCCGGGGCCGTCGGATTGGATCGGAATCGGGGATCCCAGGCTGATGTCTTCCACGACCTGGACGTCTTCCCCTATCCCTTTGAGGAGGATCACTTCGACCGGATCTACGGGGTCGACGTACTGGAACATGTCGGCGATGTGATTCGGACCATGGAAGAGATTTACCGGATCGGAAGGCCCGGCGCTCAGGTTTTTATCCGAGTTCCCCATTTCACCAGTACCCAGGCCTACGGAGATCCAACCCATAAACATTTTTTTAATACCGAGTCACTGGATTATTTTTGCGGGGGGTTCCCCGAATATGCGTTCTATACCCAGGCCCGGTTTAAGAAGATCAGGGTCCGGATCAACTTCTGGAAGATCCACCGGATCGACGGGGTGTCCTTCCTGGCCAACCGATTTCCCATTTATTACGAGAAACTGTTCGCCTTTATGTTTCCGGCCATGAATATCGAGTTTCAGTTGGAGATTGTTAAAGGAAGAGTTTGA